A DNA window from Bradyrhizobium barranii subsp. barranii contains the following coding sequences:
- a CDS encoding ABC transporter substrate-binding protein, with protein MRRRAFLGAVCGAVALPRLAAAAESAKKNRLAIFVPSEPSADWHELSGKKYPRALFAELRRLGQIEGQNLKVESYGREQNTSGLEALATEIVSSNPDVILLGGPGALIFKKLTWRIPIVTITADPVRLRIAESLARPGGNFTGAGIDAGPSIHGKRIALLREIFPSISKLGLLALHIQYSGLVKGSPIPAAAQEAGLPIAVSLLDVGAQENDWRAAVESLSGEGANAVMVVDSPETFQNSALIAKLLTDARLPAIFAFTESVEAGGLMAYSFDLVELYKRAANNIDAIFRGAKAGDIPFYQVTKFDLSINLKTARQLGLSVSPALSASADKVIE; from the coding sequence ATGAGGCGGCGTGCTTTTCTCGGTGCCGTTTGTGGTGCGGTAGCATTGCCGCGGCTGGCTGCGGCGGCGGAGAGCGCCAAGAAGAATCGTCTTGCTATTTTCGTCCCGTCAGAGCCGAGCGCGGACTGGCACGAGCTTAGCGGGAAAAAATATCCTCGAGCCCTCTTCGCCGAGCTGCGACGGTTGGGACAGATCGAGGGACAAAACCTCAAAGTCGAAAGTTATGGACGAGAGCAAAACACGTCCGGCCTCGAGGCCTTGGCGACGGAAATCGTTAGCAGCAACCCGGACGTCATTCTCCTCGGTGGTCCTGGCGCACTCATCTTCAAAAAACTGACATGGCGTATTCCAATCGTAACGATAACTGCCGACCCCGTTCGACTGAGGATTGCCGAAAGTCTGGCTCGCCCGGGCGGAAATTTTACGGGAGCCGGCATCGACGCCGGTCCATCAATTCATGGAAAGCGGATTGCACTGCTGCGCGAAATCTTTCCTTCAATATCAAAACTTGGCTTGCTCGCTCTTCACATCCAATACAGCGGGCTCGTCAAGGGTTCGCCTATCCCCGCAGCGGCCCAGGAGGCTGGCCTACCTATCGCGGTGTCGCTATTGGATGTTGGTGCTCAAGAAAATGACTGGCGGGCAGCGGTAGAGAGCCTTTCCGGCGAAGGCGCAAATGCAGTCATGGTGGTCGACTCCCCTGAAACTTTTCAAAACAGCGCTTTGATCGCCAAGTTGCTGACCGACGCGAGACTTCCGGCGATTTTCGCGTTCACCGAATCCGTCGAAGCCGGGGGCCTGATGGCCTACTCCTTTGATCTGGTCGAATTGTATAAGCGCGCGGCCAACAACATCGACGCAATTTTCCGCGGAGCAAAAGCTGGCGATATTCCATTCTACCAAGTGACCAAATTCGATCTGTCCATCAACTTGAAGACGGCCAGGCAGCTGGGCCTTTCCGTCTCTCCTGCACTCTCGGCCAGTGCCGACAAGGTCATCGAGTGA
- the lepA gene encoding translation elongation factor 4, giving the protein MTTVPISNIRNFSIVAHIDHGKSTLADRLIQMTGGLTDREMAGKEQVLDSMDIERERGITIKAQTVRLAYHAKDGKDYIFNLMDTPGHVDFAYEVSRSLAACEGSLLVVDASQGVEAQTLANVYQALDNNHEIVPVLNKVDLPAAEPEKIKQQIEDVIGIDASDAVMISAKTGLGVPDVLEAIVTRLPPPKGDRDATLKALLVDSWYDVYLGVVVLIRVVDGVMKKNQRIRMMGTGAAYDVERVGFFTPKMEQVDELGPGEIGFITAAIKEVADTRVGDTITDDRKPVTEMLPGFKPAIPVVFCGLFPADANDFETLRGAMGKLRLNDASFSYEMETSAALGFGFRCGFLGLLHLEIIQERLSREFDLNLIATAPSVIYKMHLTDGQEISIHNPVDMPDVVKIADIEEPWIEATILTPDEYLGSVLKLCQDRRGAQKELTYVGSRAMVKYDLPLNEVVFDFYDRLKSVSKGYASFDYHLTDYKVADLVKMQILVNNEPVDALSMLVHRTRAEGRGRAMVEKMKELIPPHMFQIPIQAAIGGKVIARETVRALRKDVTAKCYGGDITRKRKLLEKQKEGKKKMRQFGKVDIPQEAFIAALKVDS; this is encoded by the coding sequence ATGACGACCGTCCCCATTTCCAACATCCGCAATTTCTCCATCGTCGCCCATATCGACCATGGCAAGTCGACGCTGGCCGACCGCCTGATCCAGATGACCGGCGGTCTCACCGACCGCGAAATGGCGGGCAAGGAGCAGGTGCTCGATTCCATGGACATCGAGCGCGAGCGCGGCATCACCATCAAGGCGCAGACGGTCCGCCTCGCCTACCACGCCAAGGACGGCAAGGACTACATCTTCAACCTGATGGACACGCCCGGCCATGTCGACTTCGCCTACGAAGTCTCGCGGTCGCTGGCGGCCTGCGAGGGTTCCCTGCTGGTGGTCGACGCCAGCCAGGGCGTCGAAGCGCAGACGCTTGCCAACGTCTACCAGGCGCTCGACAACAACCACGAGATCGTCCCGGTCCTGAACAAGGTCGACCTTCCCGCGGCCGAACCCGAGAAGATCAAGCAGCAGATCGAGGACGTCATCGGCATCGATGCCTCCGACGCCGTGATGATCTCGGCCAAGACCGGCCTCGGCGTCCCCGACGTGCTGGAAGCCATCGTCACCCGCCTGCCGCCGCCGAAGGGCGACCGCGACGCGACCTTGAAGGCGCTCTTGGTCGACAGCTGGTACGACGTCTATCTCGGCGTGGTCGTGCTGATCCGCGTGGTCGACGGCGTCATGAAGAAGAACCAGCGCATCCGCATGATGGGCACAGGCGCGGCCTATGACGTCGAGCGCGTCGGCTTCTTCACCCCGAAGATGGAGCAGGTCGACGAGCTCGGCCCCGGCGAGATCGGCTTCATCACCGCGGCGATCAAGGAAGTCGCCGACACCCGCGTCGGCGACACCATCACCGACGACAGGAAGCCGGTCACCGAAATGCTGCCGGGCTTCAAGCCGGCGATCCCGGTGGTGTTCTGCGGCCTGTTCCCGGCCGACGCCAATGACTTCGAAACGCTGCGCGGGGCGATGGGCAAGCTGCGCCTCAACGACGCGAGCTTCTCCTACGAGATGGAAACCTCGGCTGCGCTGGGCTTCGGCTTCCGCTGCGGCTTCCTCGGGCTGTTGCACCTCGAGATCATCCAGGAGCGGCTGTCGCGCGAGTTCGACCTCAACCTGATCGCGACCGCGCCAAGCGTGATCTACAAGATGCACCTGACCGACGGCCAGGAGATCTCGATCCACAATCCCGTCGACATGCCCGACGTGGTCAAGATCGCCGATATCGAGGAGCCCTGGATCGAGGCCACCATCCTCACTCCCGACGAATATCTCGGCAGCGTGTTGAAGCTGTGCCAGGACCGCCGCGGCGCGCAGAAGGAGCTGACCTATGTCGGCTCCCGCGCCATGGTGAAGTACGACCTGCCGCTCAACGAAGTCGTGTTCGACTTCTACGACCGCCTGAAATCGGTCTCGAAAGGCTACGCCTCGTTCGACTATCACCTGACCGACTACAAGGTGGCCGATCTCGTCAAGATGCAGATCCTGGTCAACAACGAGCCGGTCGACGCGCTGTCGATGCTGGTGCATCGCACCCGCGCAGAGGGGCGCGGCCGCGCCATGGTCGAGAAGATGAAGGAGCTGATCCCGCCGCACATGTTCCAGATCCCGATCCAGGCGGCGATCGGCGGCAAGGTGATCGCGCGCGAGACGGTGCGCGCGCTGCGCAAGGACGTCACCGCGAAGTGCTACGGCGGCGACATCACGCGTAAGCGAAAACTTCTGGAGAAGCAGAAGGAAGGCAAGAAGAAGATGCGGCAGTTCGGCAAGGTCGACATCCCGCAGGAAGCCTTCATTGCCGCGCTGAAGGTCGATAGCTGA
- a CDS encoding glycoside hydrolase family 17 protein, producing the protein MTDDLYVGGSTISPRTPLALLIISLGAIAAVWWWLATPINLARAPIDSNAKLQCISYAPFRNNQTSESPTPVPRDQIAEDLAQLAKITDCIRTYATDLGLDQIPELASKVGLKVIQGIWLDRDRRKSATQISTGIRLARQYPETITALVVGNEVLLHRKMTPSDLAALIRSVKAQVPVPVTYSDVWEYWLRYRELGDAVDFVTLHILPYWENVPVAAKSAAAHVDAVRKQVASAFPGKEILIGETGWPSEGRMRESALPSRTNQARVISEVLDLARRENFRVNLFEAYDELWKHEFEGTVGGSWGLFDSAQRSLKYPPGIPVSNYPLWKLQMSSGMALAILVFGAAWLTSRRKPSQPRLISWFAVGISATTAGVLFGVAAQKMFYESYGAGSWLLWGALLVAATASPLFGANALMSGRAPPTFLELLGPVDYRIPSGLAIMHGLILIVTIVIGTETALGLVFDPREKDFPFAALTMAAVPFAAMTLLNRPKKGIRPMAEAMFAVVFLVAAIYAALSEGPDNWQSLWTCAAYILLAVTLWRARA; encoded by the coding sequence TTGACCGACGATCTCTACGTTGGAGGGTCAACTATTTCGCCCCGCACGCCTCTGGCGCTTCTCATCATATCCCTGGGGGCGATCGCCGCGGTGTGGTGGTGGCTGGCCACACCGATCAACCTGGCGCGCGCGCCGATCGATTCGAATGCCAAGCTGCAATGCATATCCTACGCGCCCTTCCGCAACAACCAAACGTCGGAGTCGCCGACACCAGTGCCGCGGGACCAGATCGCGGAAGATCTCGCCCAGCTTGCCAAAATAACCGACTGTATTCGTACCTATGCGACTGATCTTGGTCTCGATCAGATCCCCGAACTTGCGTCCAAGGTGGGGCTGAAAGTCATTCAGGGAATTTGGCTCGATAGGGACCGACGGAAGAGCGCGACGCAGATATCCACGGGCATACGCCTCGCCCGGCAATATCCGGAAACCATCACCGCACTCGTGGTCGGCAATGAGGTTCTGTTGCATCGGAAGATGACACCTTCCGATCTTGCTGCCTTGATCCGCTCGGTCAAGGCACAGGTGCCGGTCCCCGTCACCTATTCCGACGTCTGGGAGTACTGGCTGCGCTATCGGGAACTCGGTGACGCCGTCGATTTCGTCACCCTTCATATCCTGCCATATTGGGAAAATGTCCCGGTCGCGGCGAAATCTGCCGCTGCTCACGTCGACGCCGTCCGAAAGCAGGTGGCGTCGGCGTTTCCGGGCAAGGAAATCCTGATTGGAGAAACAGGTTGGCCGAGCGAAGGGCGGATGCGCGAGTCGGCGCTACCATCGCGCACCAATCAGGCGCGGGTGATCTCGGAGGTCCTCGATCTTGCCCGGCGCGAGAATTTCCGCGTCAACCTGTTCGAGGCGTATGATGAATTGTGGAAGCATGAGTTCGAGGGCACCGTCGGCGGATCGTGGGGCTTATTCGATTCCGCGCAGCGCTCGCTGAAATATCCGCCCGGCATCCCCGTCAGCAATTATCCGCTCTGGAAACTGCAAATGAGCAGCGGGATGGCGCTGGCGATCCTGGTGTTTGGCGCTGCATGGCTGACCTCGCGCCGGAAGCCCTCGCAGCCCCGGCTCATCTCATGGTTTGCGGTCGGAATATCGGCAACCACCGCCGGAGTCTTGTTTGGGGTGGCCGCTCAAAAGATGTTCTATGAAAGCTACGGCGCGGGCAGCTGGCTTCTGTGGGGCGCACTTCTGGTGGCGGCAACTGCCTCGCCGCTGTTCGGCGCCAACGCCCTGATGTCCGGGCGCGCACCGCCCACATTTTTGGAATTGCTGGGTCCGGTGGACTACCGGATCCCATCGGGACTGGCGATCATGCACGGATTGATCTTGATCGTAACCATCGTGATCGGCACGGAGACGGCGCTGGGCCTGGTGTTTGACCCGCGCGAAAAGGATTTTCCCTTTGCGGCCCTCACTATGGCGGCGGTCCCTTTTGCGGCGATGACGCTGCTCAATCGCCCGAAGAAGGGAATCCGCCCCATGGCGGAAGCGATGTTTGCCGTTGTATTCCTGGTGGCAGCCATCTATGCGGCGCTTAGCGAAGGACCGGACAATTGGCAGTCGCTGTGGACTTGTGCGGCCTATATCCTGCTTGCGGTTACGTTGTGGCGGGCGCGCGCTTGA
- a CDS encoding glycosyltransferase family 39 protein: MSTTSIPSARTRVKARVSFNRFRAWMVACAIRPEARLWLVIQLAILHAVLWTFILINLKAAQDVHMDVAEAYGWGQEFLWGYGKHPPLSGWVAGLWFKVFPAADWATYALAMATVGVGMVICWLLSLRVVDARRAFLVVVMVALYPIFNFKGFKYNPDLLQLVTLPLLVLAYLNAFEKRTWQSGIWFGLAGALALMTKYWVLTMIGAIGLAALIHPDRLRFLLSPAPWVAIATMVVAMIPHIVWLAGVHFVPLTYAGDTYSLDDSRQVHQLVAGYALHNLALLALPVALAALAMALVPHWFTLLLRAPLRIVTRAWGRGANPGVNVAQALNVWIIQIIVAVGPPLGALAFSIYMKTDWGISLFFLVPLALVAIPALRVQSAALFNIAAIWLVLSVATLAASPWIAAREMAANAGNTATYGARSELAHELTQAWHTRFGSRWAVVAGTMESIQPMVFYSPDHPAALMPLEAWDSGLTSREDAKKYGFIGVFDPTDGRLPAFEKWVSEIAPNAERIVMTTRRFTHGKAGPAMSWNIYIAPPAK, translated from the coding sequence ATGTCCACGACCTCGATCCCCTCCGCCCGAACACGCGTAAAAGCCCGGGTGAGCTTTAACCGCTTCCGGGCCTGGATGGTTGCCTGCGCGATCCGGCCCGAAGCGCGGCTCTGGCTGGTGATCCAGCTCGCCATCCTGCATGCGGTGCTCTGGACCTTCATCCTGATCAATCTCAAGGCAGCGCAGGACGTTCACATGGACGTCGCAGAAGCCTATGGCTGGGGCCAGGAGTTCCTGTGGGGCTACGGCAAGCACCCGCCGCTGTCGGGCTGGGTCGCCGGCCTCTGGTTCAAGGTGTTCCCGGCGGCGGACTGGGCGACCTATGCGCTGGCGATGGCGACCGTCGGCGTCGGCATGGTGATTTGCTGGCTGCTGAGCTTGCGCGTCGTGGACGCGCGGCGCGCGTTCCTGGTCGTGGTGATGGTCGCGCTCTACCCGATCTTCAATTTCAAGGGTTTCAAGTACAACCCCGACCTGCTCCAGCTCGTCACGCTGCCGCTGCTCGTGCTCGCCTATCTCAACGCCTTCGAGAAGCGGACCTGGCAGTCCGGTATCTGGTTCGGGCTCGCCGGCGCGCTGGCGCTGATGACGAAATACTGGGTGCTGACCATGATCGGCGCCATCGGCCTTGCCGCGCTGATTCATCCCGATCGGCTGCGATTCCTGCTGTCGCCGGCGCCGTGGGTGGCGATCGCGACGATGGTCGTGGCGATGATCCCGCACATCGTCTGGCTTGCGGGCGTGCATTTCGTACCGCTGACCTATGCCGGCGATACCTACAGCCTCGATGACAGCCGCCAGGTCCATCAGCTCGTGGCGGGCTACGCCCTGCATAATTTGGCGCTGCTGGCGCTGCCGGTGGCGCTGGCCGCGCTCGCAATGGCACTGGTGCCGCATTGGTTCACGCTGCTGCTGCGCGCACCGTTACGCATCGTCACGCGCGCCTGGGGACGCGGCGCCAATCCCGGCGTCAATGTTGCGCAGGCGTTGAACGTCTGGATCATCCAGATCATCGTCGCGGTCGGCCCGCCGCTCGGCGCGCTGGCCTTCAGCATCTACATGAAGACCGATTGGGGCATCTCGCTGTTCTTCCTGGTACCCTTGGCGCTGGTCGCGATCCCGGCGCTGCGGGTGCAGAGCGCGGCCCTGTTCAACATCGCCGCGATCTGGCTCGTGCTCAGCGTCGCCACGCTCGCCGCCTCGCCCTGGATCGCCGCGCGCGAGATGGCGGCCAATGCCGGCAACACGGCGACCTACGGCGCGCGCTCGGAGTTGGCGCATGAATTGACGCAGGCCTGGCACACGCGTTTCGGCTCGCGCTGGGCGGTCGTCGCCGGCACCATGGAGTCGATCCAGCCGATGGTGTTCTACAGCCCCGATCATCCGGCCGCGTTGATGCCGCTCGAAGCCTGGGATTCCGGGCTGACGTCGCGCGAGGATGCCAAGAAGTATGGTTTCATCGGCGTGTTCGATCCAACCGATGGCCGCCTGCCGGCGTTCGAGAAATGGGTCTCGGAGATCGCGCCGAACGCCGAGCGCATCGTGATGACGACGCGCCGCTTCACCCACGGCAAGGCCGGCCCGGCGATGAGCTGGAATATCTACATCGCGCCGCCGGCGAAGTGA
- a CDS encoding adenylate/guanylate cyclase domain-containing protein, with protein MAIERPNRRLTTILTADAVGYSRLVGTDEEGTLERLRAIRKDLIDPVIATHRGRIVKTTGDGLLAEFASVVDAVRSAIDMQRAMAESNSGLGQDKRIEFRVGINLGDVVVEDDGDLMGDGVNVAARLEGIAEPGGICLSSAAYDQVRGKIDIAAQDRGQQQLKNIAEPVQIYAISPAHPAAAAPHTTVAPRLSIVVLPFVNLDGNSEQDYFVDGVTESLTTDLSRIPGAFVIARNTAFTFKSKPADVRVIGRELGVRYVMEGSVQGGGDRIRVNAQLIDTETGAHLWAERFDKPRADIFDMQDEITTRLARTVGIELVAAEGRRAERERPNNMDAVDLAMRGWAILNQPLSLRRDRAACDLFDAALRLDDRNVEALVGLAFYHGNDLRTFASTNRDEQLRIAQTAISEALTLAPGNALAHFVHANLLHVSGATERSLRELEFAITLDRNLAWAHADAGFMKVLLGRAEEAEPDLTNAIRLSPRDPGLDRWYALLGIADLFLGRLESALDRLRRSVGINPNVAMPYFFLAAASALSGRATEAQEARNVGLQLDPNFTVARFRHERRSENPTFLAQRERIYEGLGLAGVPEGN; from the coding sequence TTGGCGATCGAGCGGCCAAACCGACGGCTGACGACGATCCTCACAGCCGATGCAGTCGGCTACAGTCGGCTTGTGGGAACTGACGAGGAAGGCACGCTCGAGCGCCTCCGGGCCATCCGCAAGGACCTGATCGATCCTGTGATCGCCACCCATCGCGGGCGCATCGTCAAGACGACTGGAGATGGCTTGCTGGCCGAGTTCGCCTCGGTTGTGGACGCAGTTCGTTCAGCGATCGATATGCAACGGGCCATGGCCGAGAGCAATTCTGGCCTCGGACAGGATAAGCGCATCGAGTTCCGCGTCGGCATCAATCTCGGTGACGTGGTCGTGGAGGATGATGGCGACCTCATGGGCGACGGCGTCAATGTGGCGGCGCGATTGGAGGGCATTGCCGAGCCTGGCGGTATTTGCCTGTCTAGCGCGGCATATGACCAGGTGCGTGGCAAAATCGATATCGCTGCGCAAGATCGCGGTCAGCAGCAGTTGAAGAACATCGCCGAGCCGGTGCAGATCTATGCGATTTCACCCGCGCACCCCGCAGCAGCGGCGCCGCACACGACCGTCGCACCGCGGCTCTCCATCGTTGTCCTGCCCTTCGTCAACCTCGACGGTAACAGCGAGCAGGACTACTTCGTCGACGGTGTCACTGAAAGCCTCACAACCGACCTGTCGCGTATTCCTGGCGCCTTCGTCATAGCTCGCAACACTGCCTTCACCTTCAAGAGCAAGCCAGCGGACGTCCGCGTGATCGGGCGCGAACTTGGTGTGCGCTACGTGATGGAAGGCAGCGTGCAGGGTGGCGGCGACCGCATTCGCGTCAACGCTCAGCTCATCGACACTGAAACCGGTGCACACCTCTGGGCCGAGCGTTTCGACAAGCCGCGCGCCGACATCTTCGACATGCAGGACGAGATCACCACGCGCCTGGCCCGGACGGTGGGCATCGAGCTCGTCGCCGCAGAGGGCCGCCGGGCGGAGCGCGAACGGCCGAACAACATGGATGCCGTGGACCTGGCCATGCGTGGCTGGGCAATCCTCAACCAACCCTTGTCGCTGCGCCGCGACCGCGCGGCGTGTGACCTGTTCGACGCTGCGCTCCGGTTGGATGATCGCAATGTTGAGGCGTTGGTCGGTCTCGCCTTCTATCACGGTAACGACCTTCGCACCTTCGCCTCGACCAATCGGGACGAACAGCTACGTATCGCCCAGACGGCCATCAGCGAGGCACTGACGCTTGCCCCTGGCAACGCGTTAGCCCATTTTGTCCACGCCAATCTCCTGCATGTCTCGGGTGCGACGGAACGATCGCTGCGCGAACTTGAGTTCGCTATCACGCTGGATCGTAATCTGGCTTGGGCCCACGCGGACGCAGGCTTCATGAAGGTGCTACTCGGGCGCGCTGAAGAGGCAGAACCCGATCTCACAAACGCAATCCGGCTGAGCCCGCGCGATCCCGGACTGGATCGCTGGTACGCCCTGCTCGGGATCGCCGACCTGTTCCTCGGCCGGCTCGAATCAGCCCTGGACCGGCTGCGTAGATCAGTCGGAATAAATCCGAACGTTGCCATGCCCTATTTCTTCCTGGCCGCGGCCTCAGCGCTGAGCGGCCGCGCAACTGAGGCGCAAGAGGCGCGGAATGTCGGCCTCCAGCTGGACCCGAACTTTACTGTCGCCAGATTTCGCCACGAGCGGCGCAGTGAAAACCCGACCTTCCTGGCCCAGCGCGAGCGCATCTACGAGGGCCTAGGCTTGGCAGGCGTGCCAGAAGGCAATTAG
- a CDS encoding 4Fe-4S dicluster domain-containing protein: MQPMNEVPFETSLAEYAEDMLDACTRCGKCVEACPSVEPAGISRTTKSEDIIGGIRELVRTGNGPEASRKWAQSCMRSGACIKACIWRQSAFPAEHGAAWHREVGQ, from the coding sequence ATGCAGCCGATGAACGAGGTCCCCTTCGAGACGTCCCTGGCTGAATATGCCGAAGACATGCTCGACGCCTGTACACGATGCGGGAAATGCGTCGAGGCCTGTCCGAGTGTCGAGCCGGCCGGCATCTCGCGGACGACAAAGTCCGAAGACATCATCGGCGGCATTCGCGAGCTGGTCCGTACCGGCAACGGCCCGGAAGCGTCGCGCAAATGGGCGCAGTCCTGCATGCGGAGCGGGGCATGCATCAAGGCGTGCATATGGCGTCAATCCGCGTTTCCTGCTGAGCATGGCGCGGCTTGGCATCGCGAAGTCGGACAATGA
- a CDS encoding HPr family phosphocarrier protein: MSDDAPLGNQAGTGVPAGAISKDLLIINKRGLHARASAKFVQAVERFNAQVWVTRGGETVGGTSIMGLMMLAAGPGTTITVAAAGDDAQAALAAITELVESKFNEEGI, translated from the coding sequence ATGAGCGACGACGCGCCGCTCGGAAACCAGGCCGGGACAGGCGTGCCGGCGGGAGCCATTTCCAAAGACCTCCTGATCATCAACAAGCGCGGCCTGCACGCCCGCGCCTCGGCGAAGTTCGTCCAGGCGGTGGAGCGCTTCAACGCCCAGGTGTGGGTGACGCGCGGCGGCGAGACCGTCGGCGGCACCTCGATCATGGGCCTGATGATGCTGGCCGCAGGACCGGGCACGACGATCACGGTCGCCGCCGCCGGTGACGATGCCCAGGCTGCGCTTGCGGCGATTACCGAGCTCGTTGAAAGCAAGTTCAACGAGGAAGGGATCTGA
- a CDS encoding PTS sugar transporter subunit IIA: MIGLVLVTHGRLADEFKAALEHVMGPQKQIEAITIGAEDDSDLCRSDIIEAVNRVDSGDGVAILTDMFGGTPSNLAISCMSRPKVEVLAGINLPMLVKLAKVREERPLPDAIAMAQEAGRKYVTIASRVLAGK; the protein is encoded by the coding sequence ATGATTGGTCTAGTACTTGTGACCCACGGGCGCCTTGCCGATGAATTCAAGGCAGCGCTTGAGCATGTCATGGGCCCACAAAAGCAAATCGAAGCGATCACGATCGGTGCCGAAGATGATTCCGATCTCTGCCGAAGCGACATCATCGAGGCGGTCAACCGCGTCGATTCCGGCGACGGCGTCGCGATCCTCACCGACATGTTCGGCGGCACGCCGTCGAACCTTGCAATATCCTGCATGAGCCGGCCGAAGGTCGAAGTGCTCGCCGGCATCAACCTTCCCATGCTGGTGAAGCTTGCCAAGGTGCGCGAGGAGCGTCCGCTGCCCGACGCGATCGCGATGGCCCAGGAAGCGGGTCGCAAATACGTCACCATTGCCAGCCGCGTGCTCGCCGGCAAATGA
- a CDS encoding efflux RND transporter periplasmic adaptor subunit, translating into MIQEPVHMNHPTWRLAALLTLALGLLGGCNEAKNKLVLPPSPNVGVAAPVQRAVTPYLEHTGTMTAFASVNLVARVNGYLKSINYIDGATAKTGELLFEIEPAPYQAQLKQAQAALAGAKAGLVQTQAEFERQNTLAQEEVNTQANLDKARANRDSDKANVDAADANLQTAQINLSYTRVEAPFDGVVTRHLASVGELVGTAGNTNLASIVQLDPIYVTFNISDQNVLRFRKNEGGRLTLAELQQIPIEAGFMDEEGFPHRGKIDYVSPDIDPQTATILVRGVFENKNHALLPGLYVRLRVPIGPPKADALLVPNRLLQQNQEGRYLLVVGANDEVEQRDVQLGEHDGQLRVVTAGLKPDDKVIITGLDRAIPGRKVTTRSISIASAPDGTNTSK; encoded by the coding sequence ATGATCCAGGAGCCCGTGCATATGAACCACCCGACTTGGCGCCTCGCAGCCTTGCTGACGCTTGCGCTCGGCCTGCTCGGTGGATGCAACGAGGCGAAGAACAAGTTGGTTCTACCGCCGTCGCCAAATGTCGGCGTGGCTGCGCCCGTGCAAAGGGCAGTAACGCCCTATCTTGAGCACACAGGAACCATGACGGCGTTTGCTTCGGTCAATCTAGTTGCGCGCGTGAATGGCTACCTGAAGTCGATCAACTATATCGATGGTGCAACCGCGAAAACCGGCGAGCTGTTGTTCGAGATAGAACCGGCGCCCTACCAAGCGCAACTCAAGCAGGCCCAAGCAGCCCTCGCCGGCGCAAAGGCAGGGCTCGTCCAGACACAGGCAGAGTTTGAGCGTCAGAACACTCTGGCCCAAGAGGAAGTCAACACACAGGCAAATTTAGACAAGGCTCGTGCCAACAGGGATTCCGACAAGGCAAATGTCGACGCGGCCGATGCCAATCTGCAAACCGCGCAAATCAACCTTTCCTACACGCGAGTTGAGGCGCCATTCGATGGGGTCGTCACGCGCCATCTGGCGTCGGTCGGTGAACTCGTGGGAACCGCGGGGAATACCAACCTGGCCAGTATCGTGCAGCTTGATCCGATCTACGTGACCTTCAATATCAGCGATCAAAATGTGCTGAGGTTTCGCAAGAACGAGGGCGGCCGTCTCACACTGGCCGAGCTTCAGCAGATTCCGATCGAAGCCGGCTTTATGGACGAAGAAGGTTTCCCCCATCGAGGCAAGATCGACTACGTATCTCCGGATATTGACCCGCAGACAGCGACAATTCTCGTGCGTGGCGTGTTTGAGAACAAGAACCACGCGCTGCTCCCCGGCCTGTACGTTCGGCTCCGCGTGCCGATCGGCCCTCCCAAGGCAGATGCCTTGCTGGTCCCCAACAGACTCCTGCAACAGAACCAGGAAGGCCGCTACCTGCTCGTGGTGGGTGCCAATGACGAGGTGGAGCAGCGCGATGTGCAGCTTGGCGAACACGACGGTCAGCTGCGTGTCGTAACCGCAGGACTCAAGCCGGACGACAAGGTCATAATCACCGGATTGGACCGCGCGATCCCTGGCCGGAAGGTCACAACCCGGTCGATTTCGATCGCGAGCGCACCAGACGGCACTAACACGTCCAAGTAG